One part of the Musa acuminata AAA Group cultivar baxijiao chromosome BXJ1-5, Cavendish_Baxijiao_AAA, whole genome shotgun sequence genome encodes these proteins:
- the LOC103985213 gene encoding alpha-(1,4)-fucosyltransferase, protein MLPLLKPINYLAPMLVSALFLLVLFSGYLEFPSLSSPIPIPTPSVRVRGPKSPFTDLAAAFELWDSQVGCDRFRSAHARWAANASAIQADGGDCAAVGMDHVSVLVKGWTWIPDSMDNLYSCRCGKTCLWTKSPVLADHSDAILFESATPPLTRKKGDPLRVYMDLEASRKPSGFEDIFIGYHAKDDVQSTYAGTLFHKNRNYQVSSQKRNDILVYWSSSRCLPQRNQLAQKFFSLISYHSFGRCLNNVGGPNTALSLYPKCSMGENSVPHWWDHLHCAMSHYKFVLAIENTMTESYVTEKLYYALDSGAVPIYFGAPNVWDFVPPNSIIDGSKFSSMEELASYVKELADDPIAYAEYHAWRRCGVMGNYGKTRATSLDTLPCRLCEFVSRKGGRNARAL, encoded by the exons ATGCTGCCGTTACTAAAGCCTATCAACTACCTCGCCCCCATGCTCGTCTCcgccctcttcctcctcgtcctcttctcCGGCTACCTCGAGTTCCCCTCCCTCTCCTCCCCCATCCCCATCCCTACCCCCTCCGTCCGCGTCAGGGGTCCCAAGTCACCCTTCACCGATCTCGCCGCCGCGTTCGAGCTCTGGGACTCCCAGGTGGGCTGCGACCGCTTCCGATCGGCGCACGCCAGATGGGCGGCCAACGCCTCGGCCATACAGGCCGACGGCGGCGATTGTGCGGCGGTGGGTATGGACCATGTCAGCGTGCTCGTCAAGGGGTGGACTTGGATCCCCGATAGCATGGACAATCTGTATTCGTGCCGCTGCGGAAAGACCTGCCTCTGGACCAAATCGCCCGTTCTTGCCGATCATTCCGATGCGATTCTGTTCGAGAGCGCGACCCCTCCGTTGACG AGGAAGAAAGGTGATCCACTTCGTGTTTATATGGATCTTGAGGCCAGCAGAAAACCTTCAGGCTTTGAAGACATATTTATTGGTTATCATGCCAAGGATGATGTTCAATCCACATATGCTGGGACTCTGTTTCATAAGAATCGAAATTACCAGGTCTCCTCTCAAAAAAGAAAT GACATCCTTGTTTACTGGTCTTCTTCAAGGTGCCTTCCCCAACGAAACCAACTTGCTCAAAAATTCTTTTCCCTCATATCCTATCATTCGTTTGGTAGATGCTTGAACAACGTTGGGGGTCCTAACACTGCTCTTTCTCTCTACCCAAAGTGTTCTATGGGTGAGAACTCTGTTCCACATTGGTGGGACCACCTACATTGTGCGATGTCACATTACAAATTTGTCCTTGCCATTGAGAACACCATGACTGAGAGCTATGTTACAGAGAAACTTTACTATGCTCTTGATTCTGGTGCTGTGCCCATTTATTTTGGCGCGCCCAATGTTTGGGATTTTGTACCGCCAAATTCTATAATAGATGGGTCGAAGTTTAGTTCTATGGAGGAATTGGCTTCATATGTAAAAGAATTAGCCGATGATCCGATTGCTTATGCAGAGTACCATGCTTGGAGGAGGTGCGGTGTGATGGGAAACTATGGGAAGACTCGTGCCACTAGCCTTGATACACTACCATGCAGGTTGTGTGAGTTTGTTAGCAGGAAAGGTGGGAGGAATGCAAGAGCATTGTAG
- the LOC103985214 gene encoding V-type proton ATPase subunit c1, whose amino-acid sequence MSTFSGDETAPFFGFLGAAAALVFSCMGAAYGTAKSGVGVASMGVMRPELVMKSIVPVVMAGVLGIYGLIIAVIISTGINPKAKSYYLFDGYAHLSSGLACGLAGLSAGMAIGIVGDAGVRANAQQPKLFVGMILILIFAEALALYGLIVGIILSSRAGQSRAE is encoded by the exons ATGTCTACCTTCAGCGGCGACGAAACCGCCCCCTTCTTTGGCTTCCTCGGCGCCGCGGCCGCCCTCGTCTTCTCCT GCATGGGAGCGGCGTACGGGACGGCAAAGAGCGGCGTCGGGGTGGCCTCCATGGGCGTGATGCGGCCGGAGCTGGTGATGAAGTCGATCGTGCCTGTGGTCATGGCCGGAGTGCTCGGGATCTACGGGCTGATCATTGCTGTGATCATAAGCACCGGGATCAACCCCAAGGCGAAGTCCTATTATCTGTTTGATGGGTATGCTCACCTCTCCTCTGGGCTTGCTTGTGGTCTTGCCGGTTTATCTGCTGGCATGGCAATCGGGATAGTCGGTGATGCTGGTGTCAG GGCCAACGCACAGCAGCCAAAGCTCTTTGTTGGCATGATTCTGATTCTCATTTTCGCTGAAGCACTTGCGCTATATGGTCTCATTGTCGGCATCATTCTCTCCTCTCGAGCTGGTCAATCTAGGGCAGAGTAA
- the LOC135674122 gene encoding probable alkaline/neutral invertase D yields the protein MDGVRERMGLRKVESRASITEADDLDLSRLLQRPRLKLERKRSFDERSLSDHAAAGSLRPVDSYESMLSLGAMRSVLDTPTSSAHNSFEPHPMVAEAWDALRRSIVLFRGHPVGTIAAYDHASEEVLNYDQVFVRDFVPSALAFLMNGEPDIVKNFLLKTLQLQGWEKKIDRFMLGEGVMPASFKVSHDPIRKTDNLTADFGESAIGRVAPVDSGFWWIILLRAYTKSTGDSTLAESPECQRGMRLILALCLSEGFDTFPTLLCADGCSMIDRRMGIYGYPIEIQALFFMALRCALSMLKQDAEGKEFIARIVKRLHALSYHIRSYFWIDFQQLNDIYRYKTEEYSHTAVNKFNVIPDSIPDWIFDFMPARGGYFIGNVSPARMDFRWFALGNCVAILSSLATPEQSVAIMDLLEERWDQLLGEMPLKIAYPALESREWQIVTGCDPKNTRWSYHNGGTWPVLLWLFTAACIKTGRPQIARRAIDLAENRLSKDGWPEYYDGKLGRYIGKQARKFQTWSIAGYLVAKMMLEDPSHLGMISLEEDKAMKPPIKRSASWTI from the exons ATGGACGGGGTACGCGAGAGGATGGGCCTGCGGAAGGTGGAGTCGCGCGCTTCCATTACGGAGGCGGACGACCTCGACCTTTCGCGGCTGCTACAACGGCCGAGGCTAAAGCTCGAGCGGAAGAGGTCGTTCGACGAGCGATCGCTCAGCGATCACGCCGCGGCGGGGAGCCTCCGGCCGGTCGACAGCTACGAGAGCATGCTGTCCCTCGGCGCAATGAGGTCGGTGCTGGACACGCCGACCTCCTCTGCCCACAACTCGTTCGAGCCGCATCCCATGGTCGCCGAGGCCTGGGACGCCCTCCGGAGGTCGATAGTGCTCTTCCGCGGGCACCCGGTTGGCACGATCGCCGCCTACGATCACGCCTCGGAAGAGGTCCTTAACTATGATCAG GTATTCGTCCGCGACTTCGTGCCAAGTGCTCTGGCTTTCCTGATGAACGGGGAACCCGACATCGTCAAGAACTTCCTCTTGAAGACGCTCCAGCTTCAAGGCTGGGAGAAGAAGATCGATCGGTTCATGCTTGGCGAAGGAGTGATGCCAGCGAGCTTCAAGGTGAGCCACGATCCCATCAGGAAGACCGACAACCTCACCGCAGATTTCGGCGAGAGTGCAATCGGAAGGGTCGCCCCTGTCGACTCTGGTTTCTGGTGGATCATCCTTCTCCGCGCCTACACGAAGTCCACCGGCGACTCAACCCTGGCGGAATCGCCCGAGTGTCAGAGGGGGATGAGGCTCATTCTAGCTTTGTGTTTGTCCGAAGGCTTCGACACCTTCCCCACCTTGCTCTGCGCAGATGGGTGCTCCATGATCGATCGGAGAATG GGAATCTATGGCTATCCCATAGAAATCCAAGCCCTGTTCTTCATGGCGTTGAGGTGCGCTCTGTCGATGCTGAAGCAAGACGCGGAGGGGAAGGAGTTCATAGCGAGGATAGTGAAGCGCCTGCACGCGCTGAGCTACCACATCCGGAGCTACTTCTGGATCGACTTCCAGCAGCTGAATGACATCTACCGCTACAAGACGGAGGAGTACTCCCACACCGCCGTCAACAAGTTCAACGTTATCCCCGACTCCATCCCCGACTGGATTTTCGACTTCATGCCGGCGCGCGGCGGGTACTTCATCGGCAACGTCAGCCCGGCGAGGATGGACTTCCGGTGGTTCGCACTCGGCAACTGCGTCGCCATCCTGTCCTCGCTGGCCACCCCGGAACAGTCCGTGGCCATCATGGACCTGCTCGAAGAACGTTGGGACCAACTGCTCGGCGAAATGCCGCTGAAGATTGCGTACCCTGCTCTGGAGAGCCGCGAGTGGCAGATCGTGACGGGCTGCGACCCCAAGAACACCAGATGGAGCTACCACAACGGAGGAACGTGGCCTG TCTTGCTGTGGCTGTTCACCGCAGCGTGTATAAAGACGGGGCGGCCGCAGATTGCGCGGAGGGCGATCGATCTCGCGGAGAACAGGCTGTCGAAGGACGGGTGGCCGGAATACTACGACGGGAAGCTGGGGCGGTACATCGGCAAGCAGGCGAGGAAGTTCCAGACGTGGTCGATCGCAGGGTATTTGGTCGCCAAGATGATGCTGGAAGACCCTTCGCACCTGGGCATGATCTCTCTGGAGGAGGACAAGGCCATGAAGCCTCCCATAAAGAGGTCAGCTTCGTGGACCATTTGA